ACAGTTCGGGCGTATCGATGTGCTGGTCAACAACGCCGCGTTCCAGATGACCTACCAATCGCTGGAAGACATTCCCGATGAGGACTGGGTGAAGACCTTCAACATCAACATCACGGCGATGTTCCGCATCTGCAAGGCGGCACTGCCGCACATGGCCGAAGGCAGTTCGATCATCAACACCACCTCGGTCAACTCCGACATGCCCAACCCGTCGCTGTTGCCGTATGCGGCCACCAAGGGCGCGATTGCCAACTTCACCGCCGGGCTGGCGCAGATGCTCGGCGAGCGCGGGATCCGTGTGAACAGCGTGGCGCCGGGGCCGATCTGGACGCCGTTGATCGTGTCGACGATGACTGAAGACATGGTGAAGGACTTCGGCGGCAACACGCCGCTGGGACGCCCCGGCCAGCCGGTGGAAGTGGCGCCCATTTATGTGCTGCTGGCGTCGGATGAGGGCAGTTATATCTCGGGCGAGCGCTATGGCGTGACGGGCGGTAAACCGATTCTTTAAACCCACATGCCCCTGATTCCCAGGGGCATATCTGATTGCCAATGTAAGAGGGAGCTTGCTCGCGAAAAACCTCCAGGCGCCGCGTTCATTCTGGAGAAGCGCGTGAGGCCTGAGTTTTTCGCGAGCAAGCTCGCTCCTACAGTGAAAGATTCAGTCTTTCCTGGTGCGATGAATGCGCATCCACTCTCGATAGGCGGCGGTGCGTTGCGCATCGGCGAGCTTCTTGGCCTCGGTAAAGCGTGCCCAAGTCATGGCGTCGCCGCTGTAATGTTCGATGATCTTGTAAGCCTGGGCATCCAATCGATCCGCTTCGTAGAACATCTGATTGTTCTGCGCGACCTCGTCGTCCCACACTTGCCTGCTTAGGTAGTCCAGCACCTGACTGTTCATTATGTAATGCCCTCTGCCCACTGAATCGCTGTTGCGCCGCACCAGCGCACATCCGTAATGCCGTACTTCTCCGCCATCGGCTTGGAGACGCGCTTGAGATTGTTTTGCCCGAACCTGGGGATGACCGCCACGCCGGCATCGCAACTGGCCCAGTGCCATGCTTCAGCATTGTTCATGCGCGCCGCACGCACGATGAACGACCTGGGCTCGCCGTGTAGTTGGTACTTGATGGTGAATAACTCGTTGTTTTTCATGAGGCCTCCCTATGCTCATGAAGTACAGATAATTGACGTCAAAAATAATTCAAAGAAATTGTCAGACAATGGATGAGGTGCGCATAGCCTCAATCGTCCACCGTGAAGGTGACCCAGCCTGGTCCTTCTGCCGGGCGTTCAAGGGCCACTATTACGCCACTGACGGACGTGCCGTCGGGTAGGTTGACGGTGACGAAGTTGGGGTTGCCGGGCCACTTCAGCGGCGAGTTGAAATCCACGCGGACAATAGTGGGCTTGCCGCTACTGGTCATGTTTATGTCCAGGTTCTCGTTGAGGCATTCGTCCGCTTCGGTGCCTAGATGACGGGAAGCAGTAATGACGCTGGCAGGGCCTTGATGGTTATAAGGCATAGTTGGATTCCTCGTGCAAAGGGCCGTTGATGCGCCCGGTTCTTGTGAGGCAAGCGCCGGCAAATGATCGTTCAATCCAAATGACCGGCTGCCGCCGTCAGTGCTGGTGGGCTGCCTGGGTAGGGTCTTCGATCTGGATGATGTTGCCCTGGCGCCAGGCGTCTGCACCGGGTGCGATGGGCGGCGCGACGATGTCGGCACGCGCCTGCTTTTCCTTGGCGCTGTCGATCCCCAGTCGCTGGTCCCGCTCGCTGACCATCTTCGGATCGGCCTGGCCGTCTGCGGTGAACCCCATCATCAATTGCGGCACGCCCAACGGCAGGCGCTTGTTGAGGTCGGTGTGCCAGGTGTGCCAGGTCTTGCCGTAGGTGTGCACGAGCTTTTCCATCAAGGCGTGTTCGGCCACCGCAGGGATACCGGGCGCCACCAGTTGCCCCGATTTCACTTCATGCACATGGCTGTGCCACAGCGCCTTCTCCGGCGCGGGCAGGCTGTTGAACAATTGCTCGCTGATGATGTATTCCACACCCATCAACTTGGCGTCCTTGCGGTTGCCGTCGTAGATCACGCACTGGATCACTTCCTCGTTGAGGATCGCGCAATAGTGATGGGCTTCCATCTGCACGTCGGGGTGGCCGTTGTAGAAGTGGAAGCCATCGAGGTAGGCATTCAGCGCATCGATGGGCGGGCGTGACTGCAGCAGGGCAGCGCCGGCGTCGAGGCTTCGGGTGGTGGCTGATTTGGCGTCTCCGGGCGCGACGACGTTCGAGGCCGAATCATTACCGGCGCAGGCGGTCAGCGAGGCAATGGAAATCGCGAGGCACAGCGAATGCAGGCGGGTGGTATTCATCGGGAAATCCCTCCATGGGCGGTGGTAGAACCCATCTAGAAAGCCTGCCGAAGTGGGTGTTCAAACGGATTTATGCGCGCGCACCATGAGGAAGATTTGTTGAACATTCGTTCGACCTGCCAGGTCATTTTTTTATAAGTGTTCAACAGCGCAAATGGAGAGACCCCGGATGCAGCCCCAGCCAAACGATGCCCGACCTGACCACAGTGCCTCGACCGAAGCGGACGCCATTGCCCAATTGCTTCACCAGTTGTTGCTCGCCCGCGGCCCTGGCGGCCAGGAGGATGAAGTGCGCGCCATTTGCCTGGAGCACCTGCGGCCGCTGTGCGACGAGGCCTGGGTAGACCCTGCCGGCAACGTGGTTGGCCTGGTCAAAGGCGCGCAGGATGAGCGCGAGCCGCGGCGCGCGGTGAGGGTGATGGCGCACATGGATGAGATCGCCATGGTGGTCAAGCATGTCGACACCGACGGTACGTTGCGGGTGACCGCGCTGGGCGGCGCCAACCCGGTGAACTTCGGCATGTGCCCGGTGGACATACTGGGCGATCACCAGATCATTCCCGGTGTGCTGTCCTTTGGCTCGATGCATGCGACCGGCAATGCGCCACAGGGCGCCGATGTGCAGTCTGGCAATGTGCACTGGAACGACGTGCACGTGATCACCCGTTGCTCGGTCGACACCTTGCGTGAGCACGGCGTGCGTCCTGGCAGCCGCGTCACCCTGAGCCGCCACTGGCGTGCACCGTTTCGGGTGGGGGATGCGATTGCCGCGCACTTTCTGGATGACCGTGCGCCCATCGCCGCGGCACTCCACAGCGTGCAGTGCCTGGACCAGCGCCGTGGGGAGCTGGCGTGCGATGTGTACTTTGTCTTCACCACCCTGGAAGAAGAAAGCAATGCCGGTGCGATGTATGCGGCGCAGACCCTGCCGGGCGATACCACCATCGCGCTGGAAGTCGGCCCGGTGATGAGCGAGTACGGCACTCGCCTGGGCGTCGACCCCATCATCAACACGGGTGACCTCAAGGGCTATTACACCCGTTCTGTGGTGTCCAACCTGGCGGCCGCCGCACAACGCTGCGGTTATACCGCCCAATATGCGCTGCTGGTGGATTTCGCCTCGGATGCCAGCGCCGTCATGAGTAATGGCACCTCGGCACGCGGCGGTTGCCTGGCGATCCCAACGGAAAATACCCACGGCTACGAGGTGATTGTGGACGGTGCGATCCAGGCGTGTGCGCTGACATTGGCCGACTACCTTGCAACGTTTTGAACGCCGGAGAGTGTCACCATGGAAATAGCCGCTTCAACCATCGACTACCTGAAACAGCACGAGCTCACCCTCACCAGCGCCGAATCCTGTACGGCGGGCAAAATCATCACGCTGTTGTCCGAGGTGCCGGGCGGTGGGTCGTGTATCGAGAGTGGGTATGTTGTGTACTCGCCGCAGGCCAAACAGCGCTTGTTGGGTGTACGCGCCTATACGATTGAAACCTTCAACCTCACCAGTTGTGAAGTCGCGCGCGAGATGGCTGAAGGCGCGTTACGTGACAGTTCGGCACAAGTCGCTGTGGCCACCACCGGCCTGCTGGGCCCGGACGACATGGACGGCATTCCGGCCGGCACCATCTGTTTTGCCTGGGCGTATCGCATCGGCCACACGCTGAGTATTTTCAGCCGAAAGGAACGCTTCATGGGGGGCCGCGAGCAGGTGCAGCTGGCTGCGGCGCTGCATGCGTTGAAATGGCTAGCGCATTTTCACCACCGGGCATTGGTGGGTGAGCGGGGCTAGCCTCTGGCCGTTCCAGGCTGGAGCGCGATGTTCAACAGCAACTCGTCGGAGCCAAACGCCTGG
Above is a genomic segment from Pseudomonas sp. R5-89-07 containing:
- a CDS encoding SDR family oxidoreductase; the encoded protein is MTHYPKPPFKPQQQPVPGDQRKMEPMPDCGEQSYKGSGRMANKIALITGADSGIGRAVAIAFAREGADVAVSYLDEHEDAKETARWVEAAGRQCLLLPGDLGDAAQCTAIVNDTVKQFGRIDVLVNNAAFQMTYQSLEDIPDEDWVKTFNINITAMFRICKAALPHMAEGSSIINTTSVNSDMPNPSLLPYAATKGAIANFTAGLAQMLGERGIRVNSVAPGPIWTPLIVSTMTEDMVKDFGGNTPLGRPGQPVEVAPIYVLLASDEGSYISGERYGVTGGKPIL
- a CDS encoding DUF6555 family protein translates to MKNNELFTIKYQLHGEPRSFIVRAARMNNAEAWHWASCDAGVAVIPRFGQNNLKRVSKPMAEKYGITDVRWCGATAIQWAEGIT
- a CDS encoding OBAP family protein — encoded protein: MNTTRLHSLCLAISIASLTACAGNDSASNVVAPGDAKSATTRSLDAGAALLQSRPPIDALNAYLDGFHFYNGHPDVQMEAHHYCAILNEEVIQCVIYDGNRKDAKLMGVEYIISEQLFNSLPAPEKALWHSHVHEVKSGQLVAPGIPAVAEHALMEKLVHTYGKTWHTWHTDLNKRLPLGVPQLMMGFTADGQADPKMVSERDQRLGIDSAKEKQARADIVAPPIAPGADAWRQGNIIQIEDPTQAAHQH
- a CDS encoding M42 family peptidase; its protein translation is MQPQPNDARPDHSASTEADAIAQLLHQLLLARGPGGQEDEVRAICLEHLRPLCDEAWVDPAGNVVGLVKGAQDEREPRRAVRVMAHMDEIAMVVKHVDTDGTLRVTALGGANPVNFGMCPVDILGDHQIIPGVLSFGSMHATGNAPQGADVQSGNVHWNDVHVITRCSVDTLREHGVRPGSRVTLSRHWRAPFRVGDAIAAHFLDDRAPIAAALHSVQCLDQRRGELACDVYFVFTTLEEESNAGAMYAAQTLPGDTTIALEVGPVMSEYGTRLGVDPIINTGDLKGYYTRSVVSNLAAAAQRCGYTAQYALLVDFASDASAVMSNGTSARGGCLAIPTENTHGYEVIVDGAIQACALTLADYLATF
- a CDS encoding CinA family protein — translated: MEIAASTIDYLKQHELTLTSAESCTAGKIITLLSEVPGGGSCIESGYVVYSPQAKQRLLGVRAYTIETFNLTSCEVAREMAEGALRDSSAQVAVATTGLLGPDDMDGIPAGTICFAWAYRIGHTLSIFSRKERFMGGREQVQLAAALHALKWLAHFHHRALVGERG